CAGCGCGCGTGCGGATAAATTCCAGAATCATCGGGTTATGGTTCTCCAGGCGCTCGCCCATGCCGCCGGGGACTACGAGTATGTCGAGCGGTGGGCAGTCCTCGAACGTGCAGTCGGGGGCTACTAGCATATTGCCGAAGGCCTCTACAGGCTCCGCCGTATGAGTGACGAGTAGTATCTCAAACGGCGTGCGCTCCGCAAAGCGCCTCTCCTCGTTAAGCCTGGTCAGGTTAAAGACCTCGTAAGGGCCCGTGAAATCGAGCACCTCGACGTTATCGTACAGCAATATGCCCGCTCTCAATTTTGAATTTGAATTGTTGTTTTTCATTCCAGGGGATTTAAACGCTAATAATTTTGACTACATAACCGGAGACCGCGTTCAGGCCTCTTGCTTCGATAATCCGTAAAATCTATCACATGCTGAGATACAGTCAATGAGGGGTGATTATCTTCCGTAATCGTGAACCCGCTGTAAACCCGCTCATCCTGAGCCTGTCGAACTATCGAAGGATTTTATCTTTTCAATTTCCTTCCCCCTTTCAGTGGGGAAGGTTAGGATGGGGGTCATGATTCGTACATCCTGAGCCGGGTCGAAGGATGCCCTCTTTTTCAAATCCCCCCTTCTCGTAGAGCACTATACATCTTGCTCATTATTAATATAATGTATAAAAATTCAAAAAGGAGTGTGAAAATGAGCACAAAAATAGACGATGTCGATCAGTATATGAGTAAGTTTGAATCCCTTGTCCCGGAGTTAAATGATGCGTGGACCGGCTATCATGATGAGGTTTTTAAAGAAGGATTAATCACTGTAAAAGACAAGCAATTAATTGCGGTAGCCTGTGCCCATATTACAGAATGTTCCGATTGTATAAAATCAAGAACAAGACTGGCAAAGGAACATGGTGCTACGGATGAGGAAATTGCGGAATCGGTATACATTGCGATGAGGCTCGCAATCGGGCAGCCCTATGCCTTCAGCAGTATAGCGTTTGAGAATTATGATCTGATGAAGAGTAAAGGAAGTGTTTTCAAAGGCTATTTTATTAGCAAGAACATAACCCCGCAGATACAGGATTTTCATAAAGTAAGCGGTGAAATGTACAATAAGTTTTCTGCTTTCAACAACATAGTCTACGAGGACGGACACTTGCCTAAAAAGCTCAAGAAGGGGTTAATGGGACTGGCTTGCGCAATTTTAGCCAAATGTCCCTGGTGCATCAGGAGCTGTATAAGAGACGGACTCCAGGAGGGTGTAACTAAAGAGGAGATTACGGAGGCAATCAATATTGCAATGGTCATGAACGCGAGCGCCTGTAAGTCGCATGCTAATATAGCAATGGAAACGGCTGACAAGTTTACGAATGGAGCCGGTAGTTAATCCAAGCGTAAGGCTTACATTATGGCAAGCCGCGTTTAAATGTGAATCCTGATATGGATTTGCGGCGTCTCCCTGAAAACTAGAATCCCTCCGCTTCCTGCCGGATCTTTCTTTCGATTACGAGCGAATTCAGCTCGGTGCTGTAATAGAGGGCGGACAGGCTGATATCGTTATCGCGCCCCTGAAGCGTAAGGAATATATCGGTTTCGGGCGTCCTCCATGAGGACTGGAGCACCAGCTGTCCGAGCGCGGCGGCCTTGCCGTATTCTTCCGGCTTGTCCTTGTATGTCTCATCGCTCCAGATTTCCTCGTCCTGTGCCGGAATGCCGTATTTCTTTGTCAGCACGCCTTTGATTCTCTCATAGTCTTTGATATAGAGGTTGTTGTCTGAATGCCTGTCCGTGAACGCGTACCCGGCGAGTACGAGCTTGTCCGCGTTGAACAGATATCCGGTCTCGGTGTTAGAGCCTTCGAAAGTCCCGGCGTATGAGACGGCCAGATCGTAGGGCGGGAGAGGGCCTTCGTTGATGGGCTTCCCTTCCTCGGTGAGCTTGACCTCTGCGACGGACATGCCCCATCGGGTTTTACGGAAGTTGTGCGTGTCCTTCTTTTGCGTGTATGCCGGGGGGACGGCGTGACAAATAATAATGAGCGTGAGCGCGGCGAGCGCAATTGATTTTTTCACCTGTGTTTCTCCTTTTTCGGGCTGCCCGTGTGCGTTCGGCGATGTCAGGCAGCCTTAAAATTATACCTATATATTGCGGGAAGGAATCGTGGGAGATTTAATTGTTGAGAAAAAGATAATTAGGCGAATAAAGTTCGGGTATTATGGCGCCATAGTCAAAACAAGTGCGGTTTGTCTTTAAAACCCGCTCATCCTAGTAGGAGCCTGTCGAACTATCGAAGGATGAAGGAGATAGGTCGAAATGTTGGCCGAGCGGAATGTTCGAAATTAATGCTTCCCCAGGTCCTCGATTACCCTCTTGAGAAATACCTCTCTTTCCTTCAAACCCTCGCGGAAAAAACTGCTGTCAGTGTCCGCTATTTCAAATCTCAGGTCGGAGAGGTAGCTTGTGAGGACTTCACTCAGCATTTCTGCTTCTTCCGCAGTCAAATTAATCTGCATCGTAGTTACCCTCCATTTGGATTTTGTATATATAAATAGGTTAGGTGCAGCAGGTGAAAATTGCAAGGGGAAGTGTGGCATCCCTCTTCCCTCCTCGCGAGCCCGCTTTGGACCCGCTTAGCTACTCCGGTATAGTTTCACCCGAGCCACCGGTTCGCTGCGGCAGGTCCTTCAACTTGGGCAAGCCGTCTTTAATTCGTAGCACCGTCTCCTGATAGTGCACGTGTGCTAAGGGTTTGAACGGAAAATCCGGTATAATGGCAGCATAAACATCCGTAAGACCCAGTGTAGGAATCTCGGTGAGTATGTGGCCGCCGCAGGTCTTGCACCACTTGCGTATGCTGGTAGGGTTTTTGCTGTAAGAGCCTATGTTATCAGCGCCTTTCGTAATCTTCACCGAATCAGGGCTCCAGAGCGTATAGGCGTTGACCGGGCTCGCCGACCAGTGGCGGCACGACTCGCAGTGGCAGTAGCCCATAGAGAATGGCTCGCCGGTTACAGTTAATTCCACCGCTCCGCAAAAACAACTACCCTTGTATGTATTATTCTCGCTCATCTCGACCGCTCTTCTACTCCGGTATAATGTCTCCCGAACCGCCGGCTTCCTTAGGCATGTCCTTCAATTTAGGCACGCCGTCTTTAATGGGCAGCACAGTCTCCTGATAGTTCAGGTGCGCTTCGGGCTTGAACGGAAGGTCCGGAATGATGTCCGCATTCACATCGATAAATCCGAATGCGGGATGCTCGGTGAATAAGTGCCCTCCGCAGGTCTTGCACCATTTGAGAAAGCTGTTTTGAGTTTTGATATAAGTGCTTATGTTATCAGCGCCTTTCGTAATCTTCATAGACTCGGGACTCCAGAGTGTATAGGTGCTGACCGGGCTCGCCGACCAATGGCGGCACGACCCGAAGTGGCAGTAGCCCATCGTGATTGGCTCGCCGACTAATGTTAATTCCACCGCCCCGCAAAAACAGCTGCCCGTGTATGTATTCTCTCCGCTCATCTCCCGCCTCCGTATGCGTCGCTAGTCTTGTCTATTAGTTATCTTACTAAGAACGTTTATATTAGCAAATACCAATTAATGTACATATATTCACACGAATATATTATATCGTGTGTGTTGTCTTTGGGTTCTATAACAATAATGTTTTATACAATCAATGACTATCAACCTTTTGGTTGAGTATTGAACATCTTATCGTAATTTATGTTTAAGCTCAGGATCTCCACCCTCTACTCGTAGTGATACACCGCACCCGTCATCGCGAGGCTACGAGTGTAGCCGCGGCGATCTCTCTTTCTTCTTTGTAGTCGTGGCTATTGCTGGCTAGCAATGATAACTATAGAGTATTTGGGAATTGACTTAATCTAACTTCGGTACTTTATATCCTGTATTTTTTTCAAAGTTATCTAAAAATTCTCTAACCGTTTCAACTGCTTTTCTAGCTTCATTTGAATTAAATTGTTCTAATTCTGTATATAGAGGGGAATTGTCAGGAAATTTCTTTAGTACGTCAGGGCTTTCAACCCTGGGTTTATAATGTATAATTGCATGTCTCAAGTTTTTTATCTTGATTAAGAGTCTAGAAAAATCTTCTGTTAAAATAAATTCTTTATTTGGGCTATTTGTTCGGAAGGCTAATTCTGCTAACTCTTCCCATTTTCCAATAAGTCCTCGTTTGTTTCTGTCGAATTTCTTAAATTTTTTCGACTTGAAATTTTTGCCAGTAAGAATTTTGAATAGATTATTGGATAAAGCTTCTAACGCTGTAAAACTCATCACTATTGCTATAATTGAATGTTTCATTTCCTTTCGCGTTTTCTCAACGTCATCTCTGTCAATATCATGAGAAGCTAACTCGTCATGTTCTTTTGCGATTACAAAGAGCTGGCTTTCAATATTCTCTCCTACTAGAATAGAAGGTTCAAAAAGTTTTAGAGTAGGTGGGATGCTCGGTTGGCCTAATAGATTGTCTTTGGACATTGTATCCTCTTATACAATATTTTTACTTTAACCCCCCTCACACATTCTGGAAAATCCATCTGACGCGGCCGACTATGAGGTTCCGGTCCATGTCGTTTATCGGTACGGAATAGTCCTCGACCATTTGGTTGTCGCTCTTGACGATGATCTCGTTGGGTTTTATCTCAAGGCGCTTCACCACGTACCCCTCATAGGGAAGGTTCAGGCAATATATGCCGTTACTCACGACCTTCTTGTCGTTCGGGTCGAACCCCACGTACGCCCCGTTCACTATGGTTGGGTACATGCTGTCCCCCTCCACGCGGAAGCCGTTCGTATAGTTTCTCACGAGCTTGGATGGCAGGGCCACCTTCTCTATAGGCTCCGCCTCGGGCGAGACTAGCGGATTACCCGCCCCCGCGAGCTCCCATATATTTATCTCCACCAGATCGCCGCCCCCGCCCATTATGGACGAGATGTCCGGCATGAACATATCCCCCTGGCCCCTGCGGAGCCACCTCGGGCTGATGTTGTATATCTTCTCGATGACCTTCATGAAGTGGTCAGGCGGGCGCGTCCTCCCCGCCTCCCAGCTGAGTATGGTATTGAGCGACTTCCCTATCCCCTTACCGAATTCCTCCTGCGTCAGGTCGAGCGCCTCCCTCACGAGCTTAATCCTCTTTCCAATCTCATTATTGTGATCCACTTTTACCCCCTAATTCACAATTTTGCAAATTTATATGTTGACAAATTCCCAATTCTGTGAATATAATATACATAAACAATATGACAATAGCAATATTAATACACAAAATTGGAAATTGCAAGAGCGGTGGAGTTTTGGTGAACAAATGGTCAATGTTCGGTAAACAGATGCTGGAAGGTTGAGAAGGGATAAATTGATATGACAGACAAAGTCCGGGTGACAGAGTTAGATTGGTCGACGAGAGCAATTTTCCCCCTTTGGAAAAGGGGGATTAAGGGGGATTTTCCATAAAGGCATTCAATCATAAAGGGGAGATTGCCGCGGCTCCTTCGGAGCCTCGCAATGACGCGGAAGAGGGAGTGATATGACACGGTCGGAAGGAATATTAAAAGTTAAAGGAGCAAATTGGTACATGGGGAAAATAGAGTAACAATTTCGAGCAGGCGAGGAATTGGTCGTCGTAGCTAAGGAAACAAAGGAGCAAATGGATACTGATGGGCAGAATAGAATACATCACAACACAGCAGATAATAGGGGAATGGGGAAGCATAGAGAATTTCGCTTCATCACACGGGGTGAGCCCGGCTTCGACAAAGATGGTGATTTACGTGGACGGGGCAAAGAGCAGGCCCGTAGAGGACGCGCTGAGGAAGTACGGGTATCTGAATCTGCTCCGTTTCGAGAAGGAATTAAAGAAAAGGGGTCAGACGTTTTCGGGGTATCTGGCGGAGGACGGGCTCAACCCTGTGGAGCTGATAGAGACGCTCAGGATGAAGGAGGCGCACCCCGACGTGGTGACGGGGCTCAAGCGGAACGGCTTCTGGAGGCTTCTGGATAAAACGGGCCAGAGCGGGCGGGGAACCGGACGCCGGGAGGAAAACAGGGTGAAGAAAGGTGCGTGATGGGGAGAGTGTTAAACCCCCACCTTAATCCTCCCCCTGGGAGGGGGAGGTCAGGATGGGGGGAGATTGAAGGAGCATGGATAAGAGTTAAGAAGAAATCATAGAGCACACAGTGTGTGTGCGAGGAGGCAGGACATGAAGTATTCGGCGATCAAGTATCTGAGTTATGCGGTTCTCACGTTCGGGTTTTTGTACATGACGTGGCATATGGGGAGGGCGTTTGAAAGGGCGGACGCGGGTGAAGTGACCGTAAACGCGCGCGCCCGGGCCGGGGAATACACGGAATGCAGGGAAATGCGTAGGGAGATCGAGGGCTATAGGCGCGTGTACGAGCAGGTGCTCGATGAGCTCAGGGACCCAGCGCCCGCCTCCCGCTGGAATAATAAATATATGGAGTTCACGAAGAGATGACGTCGGCATATTCAACCGCTCCGGCTTTCCCGCGGCACTATTTATGTGACTCTTGCGCAATGGACGAGGGACTTGTCTGCGGTTCACGCAGGGTGTCCGATCCTTCGCACATAATCGTTGCTCGCAATCGTTCCTCCATACTTCTTACGCGGGAAGCCGGGGCCGCACTCCTACAGGGACTGTCCCGGCTACTCTCCGGCCTCCGGTCTCCCCGGAATCGCCGGAGAGCCGGGACGTCATATATATAAGGTATGGGGGGTAGGGTTCATGGGTCCGGGTCGGTGGGTTAATGATGGGGTTGTTTCAGTACACAGGAATAAAGGGATTGGAGTATAAAG
This is a stretch of genomic DNA from Deltaproteobacteria bacterium. It encodes these proteins:
- a CDS encoding GFA family protein; amino-acid sequence: MSENNTYKGSCFCGAVELTVTGEPFSMGYCHCESCRHWSASPVNAYTLWSPDSVKITKGADNIGSYSKNPTSIRKWCKTCGGHILTEIPTLGLTDVYAAIIPDFPFKPLAHVHYQETVLRIKDGLPKLKDLPQRTGGSGETIPE
- a CDS encoding carboxymuconolactone decarboxylase family protein; translation: MSTKIDDVDQYMSKFESLVPELNDAWTGYHDEVFKEGLITVKDKQLIAVACAHITECSDCIKSRTRLAKEHGATDEEIAESVYIAMRLAIGQPYAFSSIAFENYDLMKSKGSVFKGYFISKNITPQIQDFHKVSGEMYNKFSAFNNIVYEDGHLPKKLKKGLMGLACAILAKCPWCIRSCIRDGLQEGVTKEEITEAINIAMVMNASACKSHANIAMETADKFTNGAGS
- a CDS encoding S24 family peptidase, with protein sequence MDHNNEIGKRIKLVREALDLTQEEFGKGIGKSLNTILSWEAGRTRPPDHFMKVIEKIYNISPRWLRRGQGDMFMPDISSIMGGGGDLVEINIWELAGAGNPLVSPEAEPIEKVALPSKLVRNYTNGFRVEGDSMYPTIVNGAYVGFDPNDKKVVSNGIYCLNLPYEGYVVKRLEIKPNEIIVKSDNQMVEDYSVPINDMDRNLIVGRVRWIFQNV
- a CDS encoding GFA family protein: MSGENTYTGSCFCGAVELTLVGEPITMGYCHFGSCRHWSASPVSTYTLWSPESMKITKGADNISTYIKTQNSFLKWCKTCGGHLFTEHPAFGFIDVNADIIPDLPFKPEAHLNYQETVLPIKDGVPKLKDMPKEAGGSGDIIPE
- a CDS encoding DJ-1/PfpI family protein gives rise to the protein MKNNNSNSKLRAGILLYDNVEVLDFTGPYEVFNLTRLNEERRFAERTPFEILLVTHTAEPVEAFGNMLVAPDCTFEDCPPLDILVVPGGMGERLENHNPMILEFIRTRAGEVKTLASVCTGAFLLAAAGVLNGHSVTTHHGSLDRLRSSFPSLKVEEGVRFVEDGNILTSAGITAGIDMTLRIVAIHLGEEIARATAEELEYPYPEDNYRAIKG